A region of the Gambusia affinis linkage group LG11, SWU_Gaff_1.0, whole genome shotgun sequence genome:
ATCTATGACATCATCACAGGAAATCCAGGCGACTCTACGACAGTCGTGTAAAAGAGGTTAAACTGTGTTTACAGGTTAGGGGTATCAACATGCTAACTTTGTTTCAATGAAATCCCAGTGAACAATTTTTATCCATTTCCTTTCACATGTAACATGTACGGAGCCCCGAATGGGACatggggaaaaatgtttcttttcattccCTCACAATGAGTTTACTGccatttttgttggtttatttgtattcagtcaTGAATGTCAgtttaacatttcaaatataaatccATTTAAAGATCCTCAGTggaaacgtgtttattattatttaataaaacctgattgaaaatcgatttattccctgcatgtttctgtctgtctgtaatcATTCagaccaacaaaacaaagacacaatCAAACTATCAGATGATTGATTACCTGcaataataactcagaaatggTCCACAgagtttggatgtatttttattttattttcctatttataTACAGTTTCAGTTTATATTATAGGTTTGTGGCTCATTTCTatctaaaaatatacaaaacttcagatatttcacagtGAGATATTAAGATGCATATAAAAACCTCCAAAAGCCTCAGATTATAGATTACAGTCCGATGGCCACCATAAGAAAGTCTTACAGGATTAGATTATGCTGCATGAACTGATCAGGACATCATCACCCTTATGGCGCTCAGTAAACGTGTAATTTAGACGAGTCGCAGAAAATACggcttcattttaaaaatgtgaaattacagAATTAATTTGACAGAACAAACGAATGAGTAACTTCAATGTCCAGAACTTAGATGGTCAGTTTGTGGTCTTCTCAATAagtttcaaataataaatagttaaaCTTGGAActtaaaaatgataaactttTGGTTTGATATAAATGAGAACTTGGAGTCTCAGACAGTTTGAAAGTTAAGACTCATCTCTGCTGCAGGTCAGCAGGTTCTGAAACATGAAGCTGAATTTTTATCACAGTGTTAATGCAGTTCTTGGATTGTTTACagctaaaatgtttgtttttagttgtaaacAATGTTTACGGTGCCTGCAGGCGCAGTTTCTACCAGCAGGTGGCAGAGTTTCTCCATTTCAACCAGTTTTAAGCTGCTGGAGTTAATTataacattttctaaacaaataatttatcaagatgttttaattagaatttaaagatgaagtgaaaataaacttgttttattaaGTGTAAATCCATcaaggcagaaaaataaataaatgatggaaatatctgtttttaatgcTCTGTAATGAGATCAGCTCTGCTTCCTGTCGTCCCTCAGTCTTGAAATCGTCCCATGGAAGTGCCAACTTCGGCGTGCTCGGCAACCGGCCCATGAAGAACGAGAACAGCCCGTCTGGGGACAGACAGGTGAGCATCAGTTTTTACCTGAGCGCTGAGCTCAGTCAGAGAGACGAAGGCTGAACGTTTGACTCAAACACTCAGACGACGCCCAGGCGGCAGAGCGCCGACGGCCGGGACGACTCCACCCCACGGAAACCTCTGAGCAGCCCGAGCAGAGCGGCCTCCACGCCGACACGCAGCGGACTCTCAGAAAACAGGTGGGGGCGGGGCGCCAGCGTCCCTTTGTAAACCCGGCCGTGTTCAGGTCAGTTTGGTGCAGCTTGTTGTTGCTGCTTGTTTCAGGggggagaagaggaagaggctgCTGAACTCTGAAAGCGACCTGACGGAGGATTACCCCAAGGAGAACGACTCGTCCAGGTGAGAGCTGCTGCAgcgactgctgctgctgcggcacCACAGACACGTCGACATGTTGATGTTTCACCAACAGAAgtcaaacaaaatcactttATCACTTGTgatttcagcaacaacaaagCCACTTCGGACCCGTCCAGGAAGTTTCTGCTGAGctgcaaagaaaaactgaagcagaCCGAGGAGAACCGGAGCTCAGGTAGACTCCGCCCCCAGCGCCTCAGCGCTGTGAGGACCGTCACGTTAATGATGACGCCCCAGATGTGTTTCAGACGGTTATTATTCTGAAgattaactgaataaaaaggCTGGCATGTTCTATAGATGTTTCATGTTACCTCCTCAGGTTATTATTAAAGATACATAAAAGATTaatcaactttttgttttccaaatgagTGAGTAACAACAAATCTTTTAACGTTCTTtccaaaaaaactttttaaagcagATATTGATCATTCTTACAATGTCTTTTTCAGTAAGCAACAAATCCTCTGACTGTTTTTAAACCAGCTGCTGCGTTAAAAGTTCCTGTCTTCAGTTGTGTTGCTCCTCTGGCTTCCTGTTTACCTCCgtctttcctcctctcctccgcCTGCAGCCCCGCTGGGCTCCACTCCTCTTCAGCCGACGTCGTTCTACGGCAGCCGATCTGGAACCAAAGACTACGCCCAGAGCCACTCGTTCCTGGACAGGTGAGTAGCTCTCAGGTGAGACCATTCGGCTAGCTGCTAGCGGAGAGCGTGACGTTTGTCGACGGTCCTCAGGGCCTCTGGCGCCGCTCAGACCTCCACCACCAAGAGAAGCCTGATGCTGCCCAACCACTCCACTCCGTTTAAGAAAGTCCGTCCGTCTCTGGATTACGGCTGGAACAAGCAGAGGCCGTCCAGCCTGGCGCAGCCGCAGCCGCCCCTGCAGGGGTAAGACCCCCTGCTGTTCTGGAGCAAAACAAAGAGCTTCAGCCTGACCCAACGTCAAAATAACTGATTCTCTGCAGGTTCTCCAACTTGGGCAACACCTGCTACATGAACGCCATCCTGCAGTCGCTGTTCAGCCTCCCCTCGTTCTCCACCGACATGCTGAAGCAGAGCATCACCTGGAAGAAGGTTCCTGTCAACGCCTTGCTCAGGTGAGGCCTGCCGCCGACTACCGGCCGCTTCACTGAAGCTTCGACCCGACCTCTTGACCCCATGCGTCCGTCTGCAGGCGCTTCGCCCACCTGATGGTGAAGAAGGATGTGGCCTGTCCAGAAACCAAGAAGGACCTGCTGAGGAAGGTGAAGAACGCCATCTCCTCCACGGCCGAACGCTTCTCTGGGAACATGCAGAATGTAagacttcctgcttcctgtctgtGGCATTTACACATTCCTGCAGAGACTTTAACTAGACCCTCACCGAGAAGTCAGCTGAAGCAACTGGAAACTAAAATATCCAAAGGTCTTCTAGTGGAGGTCAGGCTCAGCTGCCCATCAACCCCGACTGTTTTTAAACCGTTTTATCTCTGATCtttagaaagttttaaaaaaatctttgaccAGCTAGAGAACATGAAGGTCCAGAAACAAGACGACTCACCGGAAACGAAGCAGCAGAAGTTCTAGAAGGttaattaggtttttttctAATGCGagcaaattttaaagtttaagttGCAGAGATTAAGAGGCGGAGCTTCATTAGTTTCCATGGTGACAGAAGTGAACCAGCTTcatgttggttaaaaaaatctgaagttcaGTCTGAAACCACTAAAATCAAATGCTACTTTCtgttggtgaagaaggaagttgctctcagtgtcttcagaggtttttgtgtggtttccttcagtggctgttggtgcagcgcccccacaggccaggaggggaacaggttggtttgactcagcagagaggaagagaaccAATCAAACTGAGTTTAATGGTCTGTCAGGTAGTTCAGGGATAATTCGAGGGTTTGGAAATgttaatcagctgctcccagttttaaaaccaataccttgttgccatggttgcGGAATAATTGTCCAAACGATTCAACCAGAAAATGAGCAAACCGTGAACTGAACCTGTCCTGTTGGTCAGGACGCTCACGAGTTCCTGAGTCAGTGTTTGGATCAGCTGAAGGACGATGTAGAGAAGATGAACAAAAGCCTGGCGAGCGACACGgctgcttcctcttcctcctcggtGACGTGTGACAATCCTCCGGAGGCGGCGGCGACGCCCGGCGACGAGGCCGACACCTCCCGCATCTACACCTGCCCCGTGGCCGTCAACATGGAGTTCGAGGTGCAGCACACCATTACCTGCAAATGGTGagagctcctcctcctcctgctcctcttcctcctggttTCTGCGTTAGCCAGCCGGTTCTGAGGCTGGGATGCTTGTTGGTGTTGCAGCTGCGGTGAGGTGGTGAACAAACGCGAACAGTTCAACGACCTTTCTATCGACCTGCCGCGCAGGAAGAAGACGCTGCCGCTGCGCTCCATCCAGGACTCCCTGGACCTCTTCTTCAGGGTcagtcctcctcttcctcatctcttTAGCTAAAGATGCTAGCTATCATGTTAGCTTTGACCCAACCTAACGCCTGCTGGCTGCTCCGTTTCTTTCCAGATGGAGGAGATTGAATATTCGTGTGAAAAGTGCAGCGGGAAATCTGCAACGGTTACTCACAAGTTCAGCAAACTGCCCAGGTACCACAGAGTCCAGAACCGGCGCTGTATATTCCTGGACCGGACTGCTGTGTGCACATGTTGCTGTGCATGACGGCAAGTTTTACGATTAATTGTAAAACTAGATAACAAGGCTCAATGTGTAACTTTTAACAGGTCAAAGATCCTCATCTTCTGACCGATCATCAGTggatgtttaaattagctaatcaatcAGTGCTGTGATCAGACGATCACTTATTgatcacaaaacaaacatcaagcctgaaaacataaaactgaaactggctGAATGTTCTGATGTTTCTGGGAAACGTTTGCATCTGTCTGCTTGTGAAGCTGTTTTCAGTCAGTTGCCACGGCAACGGGTGTATAGTAATGTGGTAAAGGCGGCTGCTAGCTGCAGCGGCTAACGTTGCGGTCCTGTCCAGTGGTATATATCGCTGTCTGACCCGGCCCAGTGAAGGAgctgaacagaaccagctgaCCCGTCTCTTCCTCTCAGAGTCCTCATCCTCCACCTGAAGAGGTACAGCTTCAACGCCCAGCTGTCCCTGAACAGCAAGCTGGGCCAGCAGGTTCTGATCCCGCGGTACCTGACGCTGCTGTCCCACTGCACCGACGGCACGCGGCCCCCCGTCAGCCTGAACTGGACCCCCCAACCCGCCACGTACGGCCCGCTGCACGCCGCGTcacctccacttcctgtttcacctccacttcctgtttcacctgCTGATGATGTTTCTGTTCCGTTCCTGAAGGTCCAGAACCCTAAAAACGTCGCAGGCGATCAACTCCTCCACAACTCCTCCGAGGTGAGtttcaccagaaccagaaccagaaccaggggtCATCAAGCCAATAAAACAAAGTGGGCCTGCAGAGCAGAACCTCCAGGTTCTTGGTCTGCTGATGAAggttctgtttcttttcagaatcTGGTATCTTGATTTTTACTGTCATCTTTAAACTTTGGACCTCTGAGCAccagcccggttctggttctgctcagccCAGATAAGATGACTGAAGTCCAGTTGGAGCAGACTTAGATATTCTGATTCTGCAGTTatcctttttgcttttgcaatttttgtccttccactcaactttctactACTATGAGAACAATTTCTGGATATTCTAGTTTTCTGATACGCTggattttatgtttccattctctgtaagccataatcattaaaattatatCAACTAAGTGTCAGGAATGTGAGATCAGTTTCTGCtgtaacaggaagtgatgagtTTTAAAGGTTCTGTGATTTTTGTGAAGGAGGATCGGAGGgaaatcctccagctgcagttcCGCCCTGCTGGACTCCGACTACGAAGACGATCTCACCAGGAAGGCGAACGTGAGCCGCAGGCGGCGCCTCAGCGTCTGCCTGCCTGAAGAGGACGACCGTCCAGAGGAGGTCGGGTCCAGTTGGCGCCTCAGCGCTGTTCGTCTCGCCCTCTTCTTCTGGTCGCGTCGTTTTGAAGTTTGATGTGTTTTCAGAAGCCGGCGGCGGCGATGGATTCGACAGAATTCAGCGGCATAAATGATGACGAGATGTTAGCCGCCGTGTTGGAGATGAGCCGACAGGAAGCCGGGCTTCCTGCAGCGGCGCCGCCGGAGGATGAGCCGACCAGCAGCCCCGACACCGGGTTCGGAGACTCAGACGTTCAGGACCTGGCTTATCACACGGAGCTGCTGGAAACGGACAGCAAGCAGCCTGCAGGTGGCGCTAGCTTTAATGCAGCAGGTTCtgctttaaaggggcagtatcatgtcAAATCCACTTTTTGATccgttattctctcatcaaacacaaacctggagagttgctttgattcttttttaatctccatggcaaccgttcaACTAGGCAGatcgcctgggtggacctagccccgccttcgaggcgcagctcctcccccactcagctccttcagactagccagcagcagttagcaaacagctggtggagaTGCTGAAAGCAGAAAGTCGTGTTTGATGTGaacagtaattttattttaacattgttAGCTGATTGTTCCTGGAAAACATcaaactgcccctttaagactCATTCAGTGTGAAACcagtaagaaataaaagttgCTTTCGGACCAGAACAGCAGAACTTCACACTGACATGTTTGGGTTTGTTCTGGTGCCGTTCAGACGTTCTGGACTCCCTGGATCTGACCATGGATGAGAACAAGGAGAACCAGACCCCAGAGGGCCCGCAGCAGCTGGGCGAGCTGGACTGGGTCCAGCAGTACAACCTGGACCAGGAGCGGGaggagcaggagctgcagcaggcGCTGGCCCAGAGCCTGCAGGAACACGTAAGACCAGAACCGCCGCCTGACTGCAGCTGGACCCAACAGCACCAAACGCTTGTTGTTGTTGAGcacaaagcaaaactttttctttgtgcCGCCGTCAATAAAtgaatgttaataaatatttacagacgtttacaaactaaaacatttgctgCCGGACAGCCTAGATGACTGACGCTAGTTTTGTTAGACTTGAATAATGTGGGGGGGTCAGCTTCACTCAGGTGACCCTCCAGGtgccggttctgacccgttctGAACCCGGCCGTTCCCCTGCAGGAAGCCCAGGAGATGAGGGAAGACGACGACCTGAAGAGAGCCACTGAGCTCAGCCTGCAAGGTAGGCGGAGCTTCTCTCCCGTCTCCTGTCTGCGCTGCGCTCTGAGGGAACTGGAGGTTTCTGTCGTCCACAGAGTTCAACAACTCGCTGCCGGAGCTGCTGTGTTCGGACGACGACTCCGGGAACGAGGACGTCCTGGACATGGAGTACACTGAGGCCGAGGCCGAGACCCTGAAGAGGAACGCCGAGGTAACAGGCGTCCGGCCGCCCCCGAATCTGCCTGGAATCTGAAATACTGACCGTTTGGTCTCCGCTCCGCAGGCCGGAGAGCTGGCCAACTCCTACAGACTCATCAGCGTGGTCAGCCACATCGGGAGCAGCTCTTCCTCTGGtgtgctcctcttcctcctccttcctgttcTCACTGCTGTTCCTCTACTAAAGCCGGGTTCTGATCTCATCCAGGACATTACATCAGCGACGTCTACGACATGAAGAAGCAGTCGTGGCTGACCTACAACGACCTTGACGTGTCGCGC
Encoded here:
- the usp37 gene encoding ubiquitin carboxyl-terminal hydrolase 37 isoform X1; the encoded protein is MAAFVPKLSSGGTVKIRFNSMDLGTTKWKEGTFEILEKDNKVSLSLRYSSGGAARTFQLNQNVKSFTQNLNRIMLTLKDNSVITLDKMPAQLVQRTKEYLEKLKQGKPVLKSSHGSANFGVLGNRPMKNENSPSGDRQTTPRRQSADGRDDSTPRKPLSSPSRAASTPTRSGLSENRGEKRKRLLNSESDLTEDYPKENDSSSNNKATSDPSRKFLLSCKEKLKQTEENRSSAPLGSTPLQPTSFYGSRSGTKDYAQSHSFLDRASGAAQTSTTKRSLMLPNHSTPFKKVRPSLDYGWNKQRPSSLAQPQPPLQGFSNLGNTCYMNAILQSLFSLPSFSTDMLKQSITWKKVPVNALLRRFAHLMVKKDVACPETKKDLLRKVKNAISSTAERFSGNMQNDAHEFLSQCLDQLKDDVEKMNKSLASDTAASSSSSVTCDNPPEAAATPGDEADTSRIYTCPVAVNMEFEVQHTITCKCCGEVVNKREQFNDLSIDLPRRKKTLPLRSIQDSLDLFFRMEEIEYSCEKCSGKSATVTHKFSKLPRVLILHLKRYSFNAQLSLNSKLGQQVLIPRYLTLLSHCTDGTRPPVSLNWTPQPATSRTLKTSQAINSSTTPPRRIGGKSSSCSSALLDSDYEDDLTRKANVSRRRRLSVCLPEEDDRPEEKPAAAMDSTEFSGINDDEMLAAVLEMSRQEAGLPAAAPPEDEPTSSPDTGFGDSDVQDLAYHTELLETDSKQPADVLDSLDLTMDENKENQTPEGPQQLGELDWVQQYNLDQEREEQELQQALAQSLQEHEAQEMREDDDLKRATELSLQEFNNSLPELLCSDDDSGNEDVLDMEYTEAEAETLKRNAEAGELANSYRLISVVSHIGSSSSSGHYISDVYDMKKQSWLTYNDLDVSRTQEAAVQRDRDRSGYIFFYMHKDVFEQLSEMERSGSSGASEAGRNVLQPL
- the usp37 gene encoding ubiquitin carboxyl-terminal hydrolase 37 isoform X2, translated to MAAFVPKLSSGGTVKIRFNSMDLGTTKWKEGTFEILEKDNKVSLSLRYSSGGAARTFQLNQNVKSFTQNLNRIMLTLKDNSVITLDKMPAQLVQRTKEYLEKLKQGKPVLKSSHGSANFGVLGNRPMKNENSPSGDRQTTPRRQSADGRDDSTPRKPLSSPSRAASTPTRSGLSENRGEKRKRLLNSESDLTEDYPKENDSSSNNKATSDPSRKFLLSCKEKLKQTEENRSSAPLGSTPLQPTSFYGSRSGTKDYAQSHSFLDRASGAAQTSTTKRSLMLPNHSTPFKKVRPSLDYGWNKQRPSSLAQPQPPLQGFSNLGNTCYMNAILQSLFSLPSFSTDMLKQSITWKKVPVNALLRRFAHLMVKKDVACPETKKDLLRKVKNAISSTAERFSGNMQNDAHEFLSQCLDQLKDDVEKMNKSLASDTAASSSSSVTCDNPPEAAATPGDEADTSRIYTCPVAVNMEFEVQHTITCKCCGEVVNKREQFNDLSIDLPRRKKTLPLRSIQDSLDLFFRMEEIEYSCEKCSGKSATVTHKFSKLPRVLILHLKRYSFNAQLSLNSKLGQQVLIPRYLTLLSHCTDGTRPPVSLNWTPQPATSRTLKTSQAINSSTTPPRIGGKSSSCSSALLDSDYEDDLTRKANVSRRRRLSVCLPEEDDRPEEKPAAAMDSTEFSGINDDEMLAAVLEMSRQEAGLPAAAPPEDEPTSSPDTGFGDSDVQDLAYHTELLETDSKQPADVLDSLDLTMDENKENQTPEGPQQLGELDWVQQYNLDQEREEQELQQALAQSLQEHEAQEMREDDDLKRATELSLQEFNNSLPELLCSDDDSGNEDVLDMEYTEAEAETLKRNAEAGELANSYRLISVVSHIGSSSSSGHYISDVYDMKKQSWLTYNDLDVSRTQEAAVQRDRDRSGYIFFYMHKDVFEQLSEMERSGSSGASEAGRNVLQPL